The following are from one region of the Nocardioides marmotae genome:
- a CDS encoding ATP-binding protein: MSIDEIEQLEDERSEGLFDRRVVATPSDDGMQWRAALMQLVNWGGFAGLTTIPLRGDATMISGASGAGKSTVLDAYTALMMPSDTKFNGASNDAVAGRARGVGQRNLLSYLRGAVDVVDDPRTGRPVERLLRGQGSDTWGAVAMTFVNDQGGRFTVLRTYYVPRRATRSADVQMQLATHDGALPLGSLEVAVGERFHATTLKKLFPGIRVHRTYADFAAVLHARLGIGAGGDGAKALRLLARIQAGNQVRSVDELYKEMVLERPSTYAAADRAVEHFDDLEQAYAAMRTEEQKLELLEPITDLHERGTAAAARLAELDSYGVTLTGDTPLRLWLLRTHLRLIESAVAVNREERATTSDALATALSTEQTLLGDLEAAKEEHRAAGGSTLQSLALALEQERVVRDDRLARRTALSERLLPLLEATETADDSSALDLDGALMSAEAFAVLQQHARQWLSGCRSALETIKRDRDGTRDRRYPLQQRQAELRRERASLESRAGRVPAGMHEMRAEVARASGLSVEELPYVAELVDVAPEESRWRTAVETVLGASARVMLVPLDRLEHFSAAIDGLRLRGRLTFEGVELDLPDPGPADPDHVAGKLVHQDSPFSGWVRAHVAHPSRNALCVEDAAGLAGEGLRVTPTGQTRSGRRGTHGRADARSIIGFSNADAIAELDTELATLEEQLRAIDAEVGALDHRAAVLEQRRTAYDAVATARFDDLDVTASDRRTAELERRREDILGSDDKLQALQSQVEELSARLEETRRERFALEQRSRALTEAHGVLVDDEDAVKDRLEAVERAGEVVLTEEQDAALAAEFAAAAEPADPGDLDRFHETSHRLAEGLRAAVADAEAETRRVAEELAGIFRLYQARWESPNLGATAESYPDYARILEEVRGTGLAERRSEWRRRLTEWSGQDLVPLVGAMAASIEDIEDRLEPINAILRRLEFGATRDRLRIRLRRLTPAHVTVFLRDLRALSSGSTRELDESELEERFIQLSRFMQQLRPASSSASSASAGGADGVAEGGISDRDRLLDVRRHVEVSAERYDPLTGELKATYRTLGEKSGGETQELVAFIVGSALRFRLGDELRSRPRFAPVFLDEGFVKADAEFAGRAVQAWKGLGFQLVVGVPLDKVTGLEPHMDELLAITKNSATHQSWITPIRDAAAVAADG, from the coding sequence GTGTCCATCGACGAGATCGAGCAGCTCGAGGACGAGCGCTCCGAGGGGCTCTTCGACCGCAGGGTCGTGGCGACGCCGTCCGACGACGGGATGCAGTGGCGCGCCGCGCTCATGCAGCTGGTCAACTGGGGCGGCTTCGCGGGGCTCACCACCATCCCGCTGCGCGGCGACGCGACGATGATCTCCGGCGCCTCCGGCGCGGGGAAGAGCACCGTCCTGGACGCCTACACCGCGCTGATGATGCCCTCGGACACCAAGTTCAACGGCGCGTCCAACGACGCGGTCGCCGGCCGGGCGCGCGGCGTCGGGCAGCGCAACCTGCTGTCGTACCTCCGCGGCGCCGTCGACGTCGTCGACGACCCCCGCACCGGGCGGCCGGTCGAGCGGCTGCTGCGCGGGCAGGGCAGCGACACCTGGGGCGCGGTCGCGATGACCTTCGTCAACGACCAGGGCGGCCGGTTCACCGTGCTGCGCACCTACTACGTCCCGCGCCGGGCGACCCGGTCGGCCGACGTGCAGATGCAGCTGGCCACCCACGACGGCGCGCTGCCGCTGGGCAGCCTCGAGGTCGCCGTCGGCGAGCGGTTCCACGCCACCACGCTCAAGAAGCTCTTCCCCGGCATCCGGGTGCACCGCACCTACGCGGACTTCGCCGCCGTGCTGCACGCCCGGCTCGGCATCGGCGCGGGCGGCGACGGCGCGAAGGCGCTGCGGCTGCTCGCCCGGATCCAGGCCGGTAACCAGGTCCGCAGCGTCGATGAGCTCTACAAGGAGATGGTCCTCGAGCGGCCCAGCACGTACGCCGCCGCCGACCGCGCCGTCGAGCACTTCGACGACCTCGAGCAGGCCTACGCCGCGATGCGCACCGAGGAGCAGAAGCTCGAGCTGCTCGAGCCGATCACCGACCTGCACGAGCGGGGCACGGCCGCCGCCGCCCGCCTCGCGGAACTCGACTCCTACGGCGTCACGCTCACCGGCGACACCCCGCTGCGGCTGTGGCTGCTGCGCACCCACCTGCGGCTCATCGAGTCCGCCGTCGCGGTCAACCGCGAGGAGCGGGCGACCACCTCCGACGCGCTGGCCACGGCGCTCTCGACCGAGCAGACGCTGCTCGGCGACCTCGAGGCCGCCAAGGAGGAGCACCGCGCGGCCGGCGGGTCGACCCTCCAGTCGCTCGCGCTGGCCCTGGAGCAGGAGCGGGTCGTCCGCGACGACCGGCTCGCGCGGCGTACCGCCCTCTCCGAGCGGCTCCTCCCGCTCCTCGAGGCCACCGAGACGGCCGACGACTCCTCGGCGCTGGACCTCGACGGCGCGCTGATGTCGGCCGAGGCGTTCGCGGTGCTCCAGCAGCACGCCCGGCAGTGGCTCTCGGGCTGCCGCTCGGCGCTGGAGACCATCAAGCGCGACCGCGACGGCACCCGCGACCGGCGCTACCCGCTCCAGCAGCGCCAGGCCGAGCTGCGCCGCGAGCGCGCCTCGCTGGAGAGCCGCGCCGGGCGGGTGCCCGCCGGCATGCACGAGATGCGGGCCGAGGTCGCGCGCGCCAGCGGGCTCTCGGTCGAGGAGCTGCCGTACGTCGCCGAGCTGGTCGACGTCGCGCCGGAGGAGTCGCGCTGGCGGACCGCGGTGGAGACCGTGCTCGGCGCGAGCGCCCGGGTCATGCTCGTGCCGCTCGACCGGCTCGAGCACTTCTCGGCCGCGATCGACGGGCTGCGGCTGCGCGGCCGGCTGACCTTCGAGGGCGTCGAGCTCGACCTGCCCGACCCGGGCCCGGCCGACCCCGACCACGTCGCGGGCAAGCTGGTCCACCAGGACTCGCCGTTCAGCGGCTGGGTCCGCGCCCACGTCGCCCACCCCTCGCGCAACGCGCTGTGCGTCGAGGACGCCGCCGGGCTCGCCGGCGAGGGGCTGCGGGTCACCCCGACCGGTCAGACCCGCAGCGGCCGCCGCGGCACGCACGGCCGCGCGGACGCCCGCAGCATCATCGGCTTCTCCAACGCCGACGCGATCGCCGAGCTCGACACCGAGCTGGCCACCCTCGAGGAGCAGCTGCGGGCGATCGACGCCGAGGTCGGCGCCCTCGACCACCGCGCGGCCGTCCTCGAGCAGCGCCGCACGGCGTACGACGCCGTCGCGACCGCGCGCTTCGACGACCTCGACGTCACCGCCAGCGACCGGCGCACCGCCGAGCTGGAGCGGCGCCGCGAGGACATCCTCGGTTCGGATGACAAGCTCCAGGCGCTCCAGTCGCAGGTCGAGGAGCTCTCCGCGCGGCTGGAGGAGACCCGCCGCGAGCGGTTCGCGCTCGAGCAGCGGTCGCGGGCGCTGACCGAGGCCCACGGCGTGCTCGTTGACGACGAGGACGCGGTCAAGGACCGGCTCGAGGCCGTCGAGCGGGCCGGTGAGGTCGTGCTGACCGAGGAGCAGGACGCCGCGCTGGCCGCGGAGTTCGCCGCCGCCGCCGAGCCCGCCGACCCCGGCGACCTCGACCGGTTCCACGAGACCTCCCACCGGCTCGCCGAGGGGCTGCGCGCCGCGGTCGCCGACGCCGAGGCCGAGACCCGCCGGGTGGCCGAGGAGCTGGCCGGGATCTTCCGGCTCTACCAGGCGCGGTGGGAGTCGCCGAACCTCGGCGCCACCGCCGAGTCCTACCCCGACTACGCGCGCATCCTCGAGGAGGTCCGCGGCACCGGGCTCGCCGAGCGGCGCTCGGAGTGGCGGCGCCGGCTGACCGAGTGGAGCGGGCAGGACCTCGTGCCGCTCGTCGGCGCGATGGCCGCCTCGATCGAGGACATCGAGGACCGGCTCGAGCCGATCAACGCGATCCTGCGGCGCCTGGAGTTCGGCGCGACCCGCGACCGGCTGCGGATCCGGCTGCGCCGGCTCACCCCCGCCCACGTCACGGTCTTCCTGCGTGACCTCCGCGCGCTCTCCTCCGGCTCGACCCGCGAGCTCGACGAGAGCGAGCTGGAGGAGCGGTTCATCCAGCTGAGCCGGTTCATGCAGCAGCTGCGGCCGGCGTCTTCCTCGGCCTCCTCCGCCTCGGCCGGGGGGGCGGACGGGGTGGCCGAGGGCGGCATCTCCGACCGGGACCGGCTACTCGACGTGCGCCGCCACGTGGAGGTCAGCGCCGAGCGGTACGACCCGCTCACCGGCGAGCTCAAGGCGACGTACCGCACGCTGGGGGAGAAGAGCGGCGGCGAGACCCAGGAGCTGGTCGCCTTCATCGTCGGCTCGGCCCTGCGGTTCCGCCTCGGCGACGAGCTGCGGTCCCGGCCGCGCTTCGCGCCGGTCTTCCTCGACGAGGGGTTCGTCAAGGCCGACGCCGAGTTCGCCGGCCGCGCGGTCCAGGCCTGGAAGGGGCTCGGCTTCCAGCTCGTCGTCGGCGTGCCGCTCGACAAGGTCACCGGCCTCGAGCCGCACATGGACGAGCTGCTCGCGATCACCAAGAACAGCGCCACCCACCAGTCGTGGATCACGCCGATCCGCGACGCTGCCGCCGTCGCTGCGGACGGGTAG
- a CDS encoding DUF3375 domain-containing protein has product MSGIAGELAGVRRAFAQPTLTLLHQRQAPVVITIFREAFGRNNLPIPTARLHTQVEEHLAEVRAAGETDLPSGTGREICQRWMRGQWLVRSLDDGGREVYTLTSHAQQALELVKNLARDRATLSEHRIATILGTVRRFNAEANPDRTARVGILNAEIARLQAERDRLVDGGELEGATEDYMLEGFTELLSLVSALPSDFARVEERFATIRGEILAAFRAEDRPPGQVIDDYLARADALMTATQEGRAFEGAFALLRDDGLVGQLREDLTALLDHPLADGIISDAERAELRGTVRLVRDGLDRVLVQRSRVTATLKDYIVSRDAARDRELEQTLRQVESELMTWMATTGPRATHDVPLLPARADVGHLRERFHDPADDVLPERIEVADPGDAPPVSLAELVAQGGPRLTDLRERLEASLASLLPAGSLGELFEGLDPALRRPVELFGLLHLAADRGWDPDPDVLETVTAVRPDGSQRVFAVPRTPLPDPDRARDTTPDSTPDSADRTTGSETAP; this is encoded by the coding sequence ATGAGCGGGATCGCGGGAGAGCTCGCGGGCGTCCGGCGCGCCTTCGCCCAGCCGACGCTGACCCTGCTGCACCAGCGCCAGGCCCCGGTGGTCATCACGATCTTCCGCGAGGCCTTCGGCCGCAACAACCTGCCGATCCCGACCGCGCGGCTGCACACCCAGGTCGAGGAGCACCTCGCCGAGGTCCGCGCGGCCGGCGAGACCGACCTGCCGTCGGGCACCGGCCGGGAGATCTGCCAGCGCTGGATGCGCGGCCAGTGGCTGGTCCGCTCCCTCGACGACGGCGGCCGCGAGGTCTACACGCTCACCTCCCACGCCCAGCAGGCGCTCGAGCTGGTCAAGAACCTCGCCCGCGACCGGGCGACGCTCAGCGAGCACCGGATCGCCACGATCCTCGGCACGGTGCGGCGGTTCAACGCCGAGGCCAACCCCGACCGCACCGCCCGGGTCGGCATCCTCAACGCCGAGATCGCCCGGCTCCAGGCCGAGCGGGACCGGCTCGTCGACGGCGGCGAGCTCGAGGGCGCCACCGAGGACTACATGCTCGAGGGGTTCACCGAGCTGCTGTCCCTGGTCTCGGCGCTGCCCAGCGACTTCGCGCGGGTCGAGGAGCGGTTCGCCACGATCCGCGGGGAGATCCTGGCGGCGTTCCGCGCCGAGGACCGCCCGCCGGGGCAGGTCATCGACGACTACCTCGCCCGCGCCGACGCGCTGATGACCGCTACCCAGGAGGGCCGCGCCTTCGAGGGCGCGTTCGCCCTGCTGCGCGACGACGGGCTGGTCGGCCAGCTCCGCGAGGACCTCACCGCGCTGCTCGACCACCCGCTCGCCGACGGCATCATCAGCGATGCCGAGCGCGCCGAGCTGCGCGGCACGGTCCGGCTCGTCCGCGACGGCCTGGACCGCGTGCTCGTGCAGCGCTCCCGGGTCACCGCGACGCTCAAGGACTACATCGTCTCCCGCGACGCCGCCCGCGACCGCGAGCTCGAGCAGACGCTGCGGCAGGTCGAGTCGGAGCTGATGACCTGGATGGCGACCACCGGACCGCGCGCCACGCACGACGTACCCCTGCTGCCCGCGCGCGCCGACGTCGGGCACCTGCGCGAGCGGTTCCACGACCCCGCTGACGACGTGCTGCCCGAGCGGATCGAGGTCGCCGACCCCGGCGACGCGCCGCCGGTGTCCCTGGCCGAGCTGGTCGCCCAGGGCGGCCCGCGCCTGACCGACCTGCGCGAGCGGCTCGAGGCCTCGCTGGCCTCGCTGCTGCCCGCCGGCTCGCTCGGTGAGCTCTTCGAGGGCCTCGACCCCGCGCTGCGCCGGCCGGTCGAGCTGTTCGGCCTGCTGCACCTGGCCGCCGACCGCGGCTGGGACCCCGACCCCGACGTCCTCGAGACCGTCACCGCCGTCCGCCCCGACGGCTCGCAGCGCGTCTTCGCGGTGCCGCGCACGCCGCTGCCCGACCCCGACCGCGCGCGCGACACCACCCCCGACAGCACCCCCGACAGCGCCGACCGCACCACCGGAAGTGAGACCGCCCCATGA
- a CDS encoding DUF4194 domain-containing protein yields MSLTGPDLDEPVDQASVSLWEGDEGGLEQAQRQALVTLLKQRFVSARTHPRDWQVLVEHERVLRSRLNDLFLDLALDREREVAWKRQAVSETGARFPTLLYDAAWSREETIVLVHLRDRLRAGAAAGDRRVFVDREDLVEHVAGFRPPHATDEAGDEKRARNAVVSLVKAGLLITGDHEDRFEISEAVEPLLPLELLHELLEALRRANEDPAPVDEVEGDGLFEQAGQAGE; encoded by the coding sequence ATGAGCCTGACCGGACCCGACCTCGACGAGCCGGTCGACCAGGCCTCGGTCTCGCTCTGGGAGGGCGACGAGGGCGGCCTGGAGCAGGCCCAGCGCCAGGCGCTGGTGACCCTGCTCAAGCAGCGCTTCGTCAGCGCGCGCACCCACCCGCGGGACTGGCAGGTGCTCGTCGAGCACGAGCGGGTGCTGCGCTCGCGGCTCAACGACCTCTTCCTCGACCTCGCGCTGGACCGGGAGCGGGAGGTCGCGTGGAAGCGGCAGGCCGTCTCCGAGACCGGCGCCCGCTTCCCGACCCTGCTGTACGACGCCGCGTGGTCGCGCGAGGAGACGATCGTGCTGGTGCACCTCCGCGACCGCCTGCGCGCCGGCGCGGCCGCGGGCGACCGACGGGTCTTCGTCGACCGCGAGGACCTCGTGGAGCACGTCGCGGGCTTCCGGCCGCCGCACGCCACCGACGAGGCGGGTGACGAGAAGCGCGCCCGCAACGCGGTGGTCAGCCTGGTCAAGGCCGGGCTGCTGATCACCGGCGACCACGAGGACCGGTTCGAGATCAGCGAGGCCGTCGAGCCGCTGCTGCCGCTGGAGCTGCTCCACGAGCTGCTCGAGGCGCTGCGGCGCGCCAACGAGGACCCGGCTCCGGTCGACGAGGTCGAGGGTGACGGGCTGTTCGAGCAGGCCGGCCAGGCAGGGGAGTGA